The Halobacterium hubeiense genome contains the following window.
CCCGGTGGTGCCGGAGGTGTACGGCTGGACAGCGAGGTCGTCGTCCGCGCGCTCGGCGACGCTGTCGTCGCCGTCCGTCAGGAACGCTCGGAACGGCGTGCCAGTGTCGGCGTCTCCGCCGACGGTGACGACGCGCTCGACATCCGTGTCGTCGCGTACCTGCTCGACGAACGGCACGACGTCGGCGAGCGCGACGACCGTCTCCGCGCCGGAGTCAGAGAGCAGGTGGCGGATTTCGCGGCTCTTGTACTGGGGATTCATCGGCACGACCGCACACCCCGCGCGCAGCGCGCCGTGGAAGGCGACGACGAACTGCGGGAGGTTCGGGAGGTAGATGCCGACGACGTCGCCGGCCTCGACGCCGCTCTCGCGGAGCGCGGCGGCGAACTGCCCGGTCTGCGCCCAGAACTCCCCGTAGGACAGCTCGGTGTCCTCGTAGACGACCGCGGGTCGCTCCGGCTGCTCGTCGACGACGTCCTCGATGTGTCGAACTAGATTCGTCACGGCTACTGCGGCAAACGACGTCCATCATCAATAATTCTGGTGTTGGCGAAGTCGCGGCGACTCGGTGGCCTTTTGACGGGTGGCCGCACATCCGAACGCATGACAGCCTTCGACGCCGATGACGTGCAGGCGTTCATCCAGTCGTACGTTGACGACCACGGCTTCCTCTCGTTTCTGGACCTCTCCGTGGAGCGCGTTGCGGACGGCGAGATGGCCCTGCGCATCCCCTACGACGAGAAGCTCACCAACCACGGTGCAGGCGAGGGGAACGTCCACGGCGGCATCGCCGCCACCATCATCGACACCGCCGGCGGGCTCGCCGTCCGCACGACCCTCGACGAACCGGTCACCGCGGGCGTCGCCACCATCGACCTGAACGTCTCGTACCTCCGGCCCGCACGCGGCGACCTCGTCGCGGAAGCGGACGTCATCCGCGTCGGTTCCACGGTCGGCGTTGCTGAGGTGACGGTCACCTGCGAGGACGACGAAGGAGAGCGTGTGGAAGTCGCAGTCGGCCGCGGGTCGTTCCGCGTCTTCGAGTAGCTACTGTGGGGCCGTGTAGAGGTTCGGCGGACCGGTCGGCGCGACAGTCTGGCCAGTGACGAACGACGCGGCGTCGCTGGCGAGGAAGCGGACGACGTCGGCGACTTCCTCGGTCGTTCCGACCTCGCGGTCGACGGTCTCGCGGTCCGGAATCCCCTCGATGCCGAGCCACTCGCGGACGCCCTCAGTCGCGATGAACCCGGGGTTGACGGCGTTCACGCGGACGTCGTCGGCCGCCCACTCGCTGGCGAGCGTGCGCGTCAGCGAGACGACGCCGGCCTTCGCGGCGCTGTACGGTCCCATCCCCGCGACGCCGTACCGGCCGGCCATACTCGCCGTGTTGACGACCGCGCCGCCGTCCTCGCGGAGAGGGTCGGCAAACGCGTGCGTGACGTTGTAAGTGCCGGTGAGGTTCACGTCGACGACGCGCTCCCACTCCGCCGGCGACACCTCGTGGAGCGGCCCGCCTTCGCCGGCCCCGCCGGCGTTGTTCACGAGCACGTCGACGCCGCCGAAC
Protein-coding sequences here:
- a CDS encoding PaaI family thioesterase produces the protein MTAFDADDVQAFIQSYVDDHGFLSFLDLSVERVADGEMALRIPYDEKLTNHGAGEGNVHGGIAATIIDTAGGLAVRTTLDEPVTAGVATIDLNVSYLRPARGDLVAEADVIRVGSTVGVAEVTVTCEDDEGERVEVAVGRGSFRVFE
- a CDS encoding SDR family NAD(P)-dependent oxidoreductase, with amino-acid sequence MSAEIRTTEDVRNRSSVAGKTAVVTGGSSGIGRAIAAAFVADGADVVVCSRTQADVDAVAEELNDADLPGSVLPVECDVTDRDDVDALATATVEEFGGVDVLVNNAGGAGEGGPLHEVSPAEWERVVDVNLTGTYNVTHAFADPLREDGGAVVNTASMAGRYGVAGMGPYSAAKAGVVSLTRTLASEWAADDVRVNAVNPGFIATEGVREWLGIEGIPDRETVDREVGTTEEVADVVRFLASDAASFVTGQTVAPTGPPNLYTAPQ